Proteins encoded in a region of the Prochlorococcus marinus CUG1416 genome:
- the leuS gene encoding leucine--tRNA ligase: MISPDKQYEADTNLYNPSEIEKKWQSIWTENNLYKTDELTENSDKFYALSMFPYPSGNLHMGHVRNYVITDLIARFQRFKGKSVLHPMGWDAFGLPAENAAIERGISPSVWTKKNISHMKSQLKLLGLSVDWEREFATCDENYYIWTQYLFLELYKAGLVYQKESEVNWDPIDNTVLANEQVDSEGKSWRSGAVVEKKLLKQWFLRITNYADELLRDLEKLDNWPERVKIMQDNWIGKSIGTNINFNINTNPEQKITVFTTRPDTLLGVTYLAISVNHSLINNISDQETIQDIENLKQYLKNNKNNELEKIGIKTSLIAINPVNSEPIPIWVASYVLDEYGTGAVMGVPAHDQRDFEFAKKNNIDIRQVIIKDKNEQIKQLDEAYVENGYLINSNEYNDMANTIAKLKISEEGVNNGWAENKIQYRLRDWLISRQRYWGCPIPIVNCKKCGSVPLNQSDLPVALPKDINISANKINALGENNNWINTTCPKCGIAAKKETDTMDTFMCSSWYFLRYPSSKCSNKPFEKIEINKWLPVDQYVGGVEHAILHLLYARFFTKALRDNQLFDIDEPFKKLLTQGMVQAAAYKNNKTGKYVSPSDINDLLNPTDPIDNTKLEVLFEKMSKSKYNGIDPESVIKKYGADTARMFILFKAPPEKDLEWGDTDVEGQFRFLSRIWKLYINCAKDINSKSNSYPDKEKSLIKSMNIAIKEISNDILNNQFNTAISELMKFYNSLSNSINDVNNNLKIEALKTFCILLAPFAPHISEEIWHLIGFKKSVHLEHWPSFNAEALKEDSYELVIQVNGKVRDKVNINNDMSEDQIKELTLKRPNILKWTQDKEIRKIIIVKGKIMNIVV, encoded by the coding sequence GTGATTTCTCCCGATAAACAATATGAGGCTGATACCAATTTATATAATCCATCTGAAATAGAAAAAAAATGGCAGTCAATATGGACAGAAAACAATTTATACAAAACCGATGAATTAACTGAGAATAGCGATAAATTTTATGCCCTATCAATGTTTCCCTACCCTTCAGGTAATCTTCATATGGGACATGTTAGAAATTATGTTATTACAGACTTAATAGCTCGGTTCCAAAGGTTTAAGGGCAAATCTGTCTTACATCCAATGGGTTGGGACGCTTTTGGTTTACCTGCTGAGAATGCAGCGATTGAAAGAGGAATTAGTCCAAGTGTCTGGACTAAAAAAAATATTTCTCATATGAAGTCACAATTAAAGCTTTTGGGACTATCAGTTGATTGGGAGAGGGAATTTGCAACATGTGATGAAAATTATTATATTTGGACACAATATCTATTTTTAGAGTTATATAAGGCAGGTCTTGTATATCAAAAGGAATCAGAAGTTAATTGGGATCCTATAGATAATACAGTCTTAGCAAATGAACAAGTTGACTCAGAGGGTAAATCTTGGAGATCTGGTGCAGTAGTAGAAAAAAAATTATTAAAGCAATGGTTTTTAAGGATTACAAATTATGCGGATGAGTTATTGAGGGATTTAGAAAAATTAGATAACTGGCCAGAAAGAGTAAAAATAATGCAAGATAATTGGATTGGTAAGTCAATTGGTACAAATATTAATTTCAATATCAATACCAATCCAGAACAGAAAATAACTGTATTTACAACCAGGCCAGATACTTTATTAGGAGTTACTTATTTAGCAATTTCTGTTAATCATTCATTAATTAATAATATTTCTGATCAAGAAACCATACAAGATATAGAAAATCTCAAACAATATTTGAAAAATAATAAAAATAATGAACTTGAAAAAATTGGAATAAAAACTAGCTTAATAGCAATAAATCCAGTTAATTCTGAACCTATTCCTATTTGGGTGGCAAGTTATGTCCTCGATGAATACGGTACAGGTGCTGTTATGGGCGTGCCTGCTCATGATCAAAGAGATTTTGAATTTGCTAAGAAAAATAATATTGATATTAGACAGGTAATTATAAAGGATAAAAATGAACAAATTAAACAGCTTGATGAAGCTTATGTGGAAAATGGATATCTTATTAATTCCAATGAATACAATGATATGGCAAATACTATTGCTAAATTAAAAATTTCAGAGGAAGGCGTAAATAATGGATGGGCCGAAAATAAGATTCAATATCGTTTAAGAGATTGGTTAATATCTAGACAAAGATATTGGGGATGTCCGATTCCCATTGTAAATTGCAAAAAATGTGGATCTGTTCCTTTAAACCAATCTGATTTACCTGTTGCATTACCAAAAGATATAAATATCTCGGCTAACAAAATTAATGCTTTAGGTGAAAATAATAATTGGATAAATACAACATGTCCAAAATGTGGAATTGCGGCAAAAAAAGAAACTGATACTATGGACACTTTTATGTGTTCATCATGGTATTTTTTAAGATATCCATCTTCAAAATGTTCAAATAAGCCATTTGAAAAGATTGAAATTAATAAGTGGTTGCCTGTAGATCAATATGTTGGAGGAGTAGAGCATGCAATATTGCATTTGTTATATGCAAGATTTTTCACTAAAGCTTTACGGGATAATCAACTATTTGATATTGACGAACCATTTAAAAAACTTTTAACGCAAGGAATGGTTCAGGCTGCAGCCTATAAAAACAATAAAACGGGTAAATATGTTTCTCCTTCAGATATTAATGACCTGTTAAATCCTACAGATCCAATTGATAATACCAAACTCGAAGTTCTATTCGAGAAGATGTCTAAGTCAAAATATAATGGAATAGACCCTGAATCAGTAATTAAAAAATATGGAGCAGATACGGCAAGGATGTTTATATTATTTAAAGCACCGCCCGAAAAAGATTTGGAATGGGGAGATACAGATGTTGAAGGACAATTTAGATTTTTAAGCAGGATTTGGAAGCTTTATATAAATTGTGCAAAAGATATAAATAGTAAATCTAATTCCTATCCAGATAAAGAAAAAAGTTTAATAAAGTCAATGAATATAGCCATAAAAGAAATTTCAAATGACATATTAAATAACCAATTTAATACTGCGATATCAGAACTAATGAAGTTTTATAATTCATTATCAAATTCCATTAATGACGTAAACAATAATTTAAAAATTGAGGCTTTAAAAACATTTTGTATTTTGTTGGCTCCATTTGCACCTCATATTTCAGAAGAAATATGGCATCTTATAGGATTTAAAAAATCTGTGCATTTAGAACACTGGCCTTCATTTAATGCCGAGGCACTTAAGGAAGATTCATATGAACTAGTAATACAAGTGAATGGAAAAGTTAGAGACAAAGTAAATATTAATAATGATATGAGTGAAGATCAAATTAAAGAATTGACGCTTAAAAGACCTAACATATTAAAATGGACTCAAGATAAGGAAATAAGAAAAATAATTATTGTTAAAGGAAAAATTATGAATATTGTTGTTTAA
- a CDS encoding cysteine desulfurase family protein, translating into MENNFIYLDNASTTPLSENVLNIINSTYRNYWHNPSSTYELGIKCSTFLEKIRTKIACIFEADPEDIIFTSGSSESTNIVFNNIYENFINGRVVISNVEHQATTICANKLRKLNWDICEWTVNNDGILNLSTIDKTLTKETKLASIIWGQSEIGTIQPVQFIGERCEELNIMFHLDGTQILSNGIFSWKDLKCDFLSLSAHKFGGPKGIGILLTKENSRLILKNKDISLTQEYSIRQGTQALPLIAGMYESLKNIRGKIKLYDYTTEFPSNNITILKNYFFQKIEDNNHIMITGSINHRLPNHISFLLLNKKYKPIKAYKIVNFMSENHIAISSGSACSSSSGKPSSTLKNLGFKDDELYSNIRVTLGSINNKSEIDKFLELIQICIDKF; encoded by the coding sequence ATGGAAAATAATTTTATCTATTTAGATAATGCATCCACAACTCCATTATCTGAGAATGTTTTAAATATAATAAATTCAACTTATAGAAATTATTGGCATAACCCTTCATCTACCTATGAGCTAGGGATAAAATGCTCTACATTTCTTGAAAAAATTAGAACTAAAATTGCTTGTATATTTGAAGCAGATCCAGAGGATATAATTTTTACATCTGGTTCTTCGGAATCAACAAATATTGTATTTAATAATATTTATGAGAACTTTATAAATGGTAGAGTTGTTATTTCGAATGTTGAACATCAGGCAACAACTATATGTGCTAATAAACTAAGAAAACTAAACTGGGATATATGTGAATGGACCGTAAATAATGATGGGATTTTAAATCTTTCTACTATTGATAAAACATTAACTAAAGAAACTAAACTTGCATCAATTATTTGGGGACAAAGTGAAATTGGGACAATACAACCTGTTCAATTTATAGGTGAAAGATGTGAAGAATTAAATATTATGTTTCATTTAGATGGAACTCAAATATTAAGTAATGGAATATTTAGTTGGAAAGATCTTAAATGTGACTTTTTAAGTTTATCTGCTCATAAATTTGGAGGTCCAAAAGGTATTGGTATTCTATTAACAAAAGAAAACTCTAGACTAATTTTAAAAAATAAAGACATATCACTGACTCAGGAATATTCAATTAGACAAGGTACACAAGCATTACCTTTAATCGCTGGAATGTATGAATCATTAAAGAATATTAGAGGAAAAATAAAATTGTATGATTACACAACCGAATTTCCTTCAAATAATATTACTATACTTAAAAATTATTTTTTTCAAAAAATTGAGGATAATAATCACATAATGATTACAGGCAGTATTAACCATAGGCTTCCCAATCATATTTCTTTTCTTCTATTAAATAAAAAATATAAACCTATTAAGGCCTATAAAATAGTTAATTTTATGTCAGAAAATCATATAGCAATCAGTAGTGGAAGTGCCTGTTCAAGCTCATCTGGAAAACCTAGTTCAACCCTTAAAAATCTAGGTTTTAAAGATGATGAACTATATTCCAATATTCGTGTTACTTTAGGTTCAATAAACAATAAGTCAGAAATAGATAAATTTTTAGAACTTATTCAAATATGTATTGACAAATTTTAA
- the dapF gene encoding diaminopimelate epimerase, whose product MKNITFEKYQGNGNDFVIIDSRGNDLFENYKTNKIFDIKKICNRQFGIGADGVIFIEEPNEDNYAKMIIFNSDGSEAQMCGNGIRCLVEYLHVNDSMNNKNIEYKIETKAGLKIAKYINDEITVKMGFPIIESQNIPTTIEKKINSIPSHEFIEKNFNNIGYAVGMGNPHLIFFVQDIDSIVLSRLGPIFEKNELFPERTNVHFCQILNRDNIKVKVWERGAGPTLACGTGACAIHVAAYKLGLCNSQTIVTLPGGNLKIDWSKDDCEVMMTGNAKKVFSGSMLVN is encoded by the coding sequence ATGAAAAATATAACTTTTGAAAAATATCAAGGTAACGGAAATGATTTCGTAATAATCGATTCTAGAGGAAATGATTTATTTGAAAATTACAAGACAAATAAAATATTTGATATAAAAAAAATTTGCAACAGGCAATTTGGTATTGGAGCAGATGGTGTGATTTTTATAGAAGAACCTAATGAAGATAATTATGCAAAAATGATAATCTTTAATTCTGATGGTTCTGAAGCACAAATGTGTGGAAACGGAATTAGGTGTTTAGTTGAGTATCTCCATGTAAATGATTCTATGAATAATAAAAATATAGAATATAAAATTGAGACTAAAGCAGGTTTAAAAATTGCAAAATATATAAATGATGAAATTACAGTAAAAATGGGATTTCCAATTATAGAAAGTCAAAATATTCCAACAACAATTGAAAAAAAAATCAATTCAATTCCTTCACATGAATTTATTGAGAAAAATTTTAATAATATAGGTTATGCCGTAGGAATGGGTAATCCTCATTTAATATTCTTTGTACAAGACATAGATTCAATTGTTCTTTCCAGACTTGGGCCTATATTTGAAAAAAATGAATTATTTCCAGAAAGAACTAATGTGCATTTTTGTCAAATCTTAAATAGAGATAATATCAAAGTAAAAGTATGGGAAAGAGGTGCAGGCCCAACCTTAGCCTGTGGAACAGGTGCCTGTGCTATTCATGTAGCAGCTTATAAATTAGGCCTTTGTAATTCACAAACCATAGTAACCTTACCAGGAGGGAATCTTAAAATTGATTGGTCAAAAGACGATTGTGAAGTCATGATGACCGGCAATGCTAAAAAGGTTTTCTCAGGATCAATGTTAGTAAATTAA
- a CDS encoding DUF1995 family protein, which translates to MKTNYNLPKDLNESLKNMEDAIIPSLLDSNKRFTIELNFEGLKFNRIGITIYKILAKNNNVFITFADQGAVALAQRDYPDIKDKIFTFKSFNESNNINNNDSVMISMLPQAFDFDLFEPMSDNYQGTHYSLNPKFEDANIGIGSVIRERRKNFVKTWKNIYFLQPLNKAALMHIYPHKWLLFKEENKKYFFKKEFEIKPDNESIFMNL; encoded by the coding sequence ATGAAAACTAATTACAATCTACCTAAAGATTTAAACGAATCTCTTAAAAATATGGAGGATGCAATTATTCCAAGTCTTTTAGATTCAAATAAAAGATTTACTATAGAATTAAATTTTGAAGGATTGAAATTTAACAGAATCGGAATAACTATTTACAAGATATTAGCTAAAAATAATAATGTATTCATAACATTTGCAGATCAAGGAGCGGTTGCTTTAGCTCAAAGAGATTATCCAGATATTAAAGATAAAATCTTTACTTTTAAATCATTTAATGAATCAAATAATATAAATAATAATGATAGTGTGATGATATCTATGCTTCCTCAGGCCTTTGATTTCGATTTATTTGAACCTATGTCTGATAATTACCAAGGAACTCATTATTCATTAAATCCAAAATTCGAAGATGCAAATATTGGTATTGGAAGTGTTATTAGAGAGAGACGTAAAAACTTTGTTAAGACTTGGAAGAATATTTATTTTCTTCAGCCTTTAAATAAAGCTGCTCTTATGCATATTTATCCACATAAATGGTTGCTTTTCAAAGAGGAAAATAAAAAATATTTTTTTAAAAAAGAATTTGAAATTAAACCCGATAATGAATCTATTTTTATGAATTTATAG
- a CDS encoding glucose-6-phosphate isomerase codes for MNGDSNSWEKFCNYLWFDKKLNIWLDISKINFTNNDINTLEQKFIDVFSSIQELENGAISNIDENRQVGHYWLRNPKISPSSKIREEISAEINDISEFGKQILNGNIKNKNNQNYTDVLWIGIGGSGLGPLLITESLQKCTEGLKFSYIDNVDPFLISEKLEELSENLSTTLFVVVSKSGGTPEPRIAMEIIKSHCENNSLEWNSNAIAITMKDSRLFKKATSENWLKIFNLQDWVGGRTSITSSVGLLPLALINENIFEFIRGAALMDEATRTSDFKNNPAALLSSAWYLTGDGSGKRDMVVLPYRDRLQVFSKYLQQLVMESLGKKFNRNGEIVNQGISVFGNKGSTDQHAYVQQLRDGIDNFFCVFIELLDSPSTNIFDEKENPKEYLSGFLQGTRSALSSEKRQSITITLEKLNCFSLGALIALFERAVSFYAELVNINAYDQPGVEAGKKAAANIIEYQQKVSNLLDEGGEYSINDITSLFDHSVSEPIFFILREMCFGNDDYLVKGDWSNPNSLVIRKINS; via the coding sequence ATGAATGGAGATTCAAACTCTTGGGAAAAATTCTGTAATTATCTTTGGTTTGATAAAAAATTAAATATCTGGCTAGACATAAGCAAAATTAATTTCACAAATAACGATATAAATACTTTAGAACAGAAATTTATAGATGTTTTTTCATCAATTCAAGAATTAGAAAATGGAGCAATATCAAATATTGATGAAAATAGACAAGTTGGACATTATTGGCTTAGAAATCCAAAAATTTCTCCATCCTCCAAAATAAGAGAGGAGATTAGTGCAGAAATTAATGATATTTCTGAATTTGGCAAACAAATTTTAAATGGAAACATTAAGAATAAGAATAATCAGAACTATACGGATGTTCTATGGATAGGAATTGGTGGAAGTGGGTTAGGCCCATTACTTATTACGGAGTCACTTCAAAAGTGCACTGAAGGATTAAAATTTTCTTATATCGATAATGTTGATCCTTTTTTAATTAGCGAAAAGTTAGAAGAATTATCTGAAAATTTATCTACAACATTATTCGTAGTTGTAAGCAAATCAGGTGGTACGCCTGAACCTAGAATTGCTATGGAAATTATTAAAAGTCATTGTGAGAACAATTCTCTTGAATGGAATTCAAATGCTATAGCTATAACTATGAAAGATAGTAGGTTATTTAAAAAAGCTACTTCTGAAAATTGGTTGAAAATCTTTAATTTACAAGATTGGGTAGGAGGAAGAACGAGTATCACCAGCTCTGTTGGATTACTTCCATTAGCACTAATTAATGAAAATATATTTGAATTTATTAGAGGTGCAGCATTAATGGATGAGGCCACACGTACAAGTGATTTTAAAAATAATCCCGCAGCATTATTATCATCTGCATGGTACTTAACTGGGGATGGCTCTGGCAAGAGAGATATGGTCGTTTTACCTTATCGAGATAGGTTACAGGTATTTAGTAAATATCTTCAGCAATTAGTAATGGAATCATTAGGTAAGAAATTTAATAGAAATGGTGAAATAGTTAATCAAGGGATTTCAGTTTTTGGTAATAAAGGATCTACAGATCAACATGCTTATGTTCAGCAGCTGAGAGATGGTATTGATAACTTCTTTTGTGTTTTTATTGAATTATTAGATTCTCCATCGACTAATATTTTTGATGAAAAAGAGAATCCCAAAGAATACCTTTCTGGTTTCTTGCAAGGAACCAGATCCGCACTTTCTAGTGAAAAAAGACAGAGTATTACCATAACATTAGAAAAGTTAAATTGTTTTTCACTAGGTGCCTTAATCGCTTTATTTGAGAGGGCTGTATCCTTCTACGCTGAATTAGTAAATATAAATGCATATGATCAACCAGGAGTTGAAGCTGGAAAGAAAGCAGCCGCAAATATTATTGAGTATCAACAAAAAGTAAGTAATTTATTAGATGAAGGTGGAGAATATTCTATAAATGACATAACATCACTATTTGATCATTCAGTGAGTGAACCTATATTTTTCATACTTCGTGAAATGTGTTTCGGTAATGATGATTATTTAGTTAAGGGCGATTGGTCTAATCCAAATTCATTAGTTATTCGAAAAATAAATTCTTAA